From the Maioricimonas rarisocia genome, one window contains:
- a CDS encoding WD40 repeat domain-containing serine/threonine-protein kinase, translating into MRKAQCAVCGQTFPVSRTTSSAPAATCTGINPYAETVTGDDAGGSDASNVKHPQKIGRFILERELGSGAFGTVYRAHDPQLDRPVAIKLLKFAPDSEERIARFLAEAKAAAQLHHPNIVALYENGEFEGQHYIVAEFVDGHPLSAIISDATYDYQKCVQWIRDVSRALSYAHDQGVIHRDIKPANIMLDVQSKPRLMDFGLAKRIDHDSSMTTDGLVLGTPAYMPPEQARAEHDIVGPRADQYSMGAVLYELLTRQKPFDGSMHAVLAYKAGNQLPPSIHSVAPDVPKDVVAICEKAMQVSPDDRYESVRDFAEDLDRYLKGRPIQARFAGPIERTIKWVRREPLVGGLSVAVAIVTVVGLLATSLSLVHALRSRSEAIASRQTAEEKQEAFAEQRDTAEQLRKLATKREQQSEANRREAEAIARVAEDRLEEVKKRSEQLQMARDQESAAREQAEAESLARLQAVEREKQALEETRLTALRSQVLSDMERGNAICEQGRGAEGLHYMLRAWNAIPAGDRDQLADMTDALRQGIAVQQKRLASLTAIYPSDALESREGISEIKERSGPLPFSQLDDRSNGNRTRRAAWRTEVRAEQIVDPQDGKRKSIPVPTTTVIVRDLLLDKIYAAKELKHLDAVDVALTADTSRLAVIGRHTFGQNIVAVYQIQRQRCDLIESRFIPGVRLRDVAFGPKGETLLLSAGTEVAMLDARSLQPVHPPMRFPGNVHFVTGTVQGGHRLAVFAERTVWLVDLANRGGRISCQHDGRVVHGAFSPDGTEFVSCSEDGTTQIWNVQTGEPVCLPIVHVSAMKQAVFLESGDEILTVTEDDTPQIWRLPGRHKLNDGNTAIGGARTATFDGDGRRLLTIARTAAVIYSVSEQRLEPIRRIELREGFRGGGFLVGGFLAAGAQFYVLQDPGGLSVYSSQDGAGHPGRRTPTFGEGDHFVFESPDFDGLLAISGRNMTYYDRQRRESSPVLEFPQDILAGAQSRDRRHIAVSLADGHVRIYSLAEDARKPELTQTITVQPPATALALDRQSMRLAVGRGDGVAQVWDLGTGDPLSAPLMTGARRPCESIRILTDGRVAATTSSELRVWHYPTGVLVAQRRQQSTATTPIAICASSSQVLIDGRLRPLFEADDDDESHEPILTRDGLTLMTGLELTDDGQVQCLTREQWSELRSKVQANIPEQDTEGDK; encoded by the coding sequence ATGCGGAAGGCGCAATGCGCCGTCTGTGGACAGACGTTCCCGGTCAGCAGGACGACCTCCTCCGCGCCGGCGGCAACCTGCACGGGGATCAACCCGTACGCCGAGACGGTCACGGGCGACGACGCTGGCGGGAGCGACGCTTCGAACGTCAAGCACCCGCAGAAAATCGGGCGATTCATTCTCGAGCGGGAACTGGGAAGCGGTGCCTTCGGGACCGTGTACCGGGCACATGATCCACAACTCGATCGGCCGGTCGCGATCAAGCTGCTGAAGTTTGCACCGGACTCCGAAGAACGAATCGCCCGGTTTCTGGCCGAGGCGAAGGCGGCCGCTCAGCTGCATCATCCGAATATCGTCGCCCTGTACGAGAACGGAGAATTCGAGGGACAGCATTACATCGTCGCCGAGTTCGTCGACGGCCATCCGCTTTCGGCAATCATCAGCGATGCGACGTACGATTATCAGAAGTGCGTTCAGTGGATCCGGGATGTCTCCCGGGCTCTCTCGTACGCTCATGATCAGGGAGTGATTCACCGCGACATCAAGCCGGCCAACATCATGCTCGATGTCCAGAGCAAACCCCGGCTGATGGACTTCGGGCTGGCCAAGCGGATCGATCACGATTCGTCGATGACAACCGACGGACTCGTTCTCGGCACACCTGCCTACATGCCGCCCGAGCAGGCCCGCGCCGAGCACGATATCGTCGGGCCCCGGGCGGATCAGTACAGCATGGGGGCCGTGCTGTATGAGCTGCTGACGCGGCAGAAGCCGTTTGATGGTTCGATGCACGCGGTACTGGCGTACAAGGCCGGGAATCAGTTGCCGCCTTCGATTCACTCGGTCGCGCCGGATGTTCCCAAAGACGTGGTCGCGATCTGCGAGAAGGCGATGCAGGTCTCGCCGGATGACCGCTATGAATCGGTCCGGGACTTCGCCGAGGATCTCGACCGTTATTTGAAGGGGCGGCCGATTCAGGCCCGGTTCGCCGGACCGATCGAGCGGACGATCAAGTGGGTGCGGCGGGAACCGCTGGTTGGCGGATTGAGCGTGGCGGTGGCCATCGTGACTGTGGTGGGACTGCTGGCGACGTCACTGTCGCTGGTTCATGCCCTGCGGTCACGATCCGAGGCGATTGCGAGTCGACAGACCGCCGAAGAGAAGCAGGAGGCCTTTGCAGAGCAGCGTGACACGGCAGAACAGCTTCGCAAGCTGGCGACGAAGCGGGAGCAGCAGTCTGAGGCCAACCGCAGGGAGGCCGAAGCGATCGCGCGGGTGGCGGAGGATCGCCTCGAGGAGGTCAAGAAACGGTCCGAGCAGCTCCAGATGGCCCGGGACCAGGAATCCGCGGCCCGCGAGCAGGCGGAAGCCGAGTCACTGGCCCGGCTGCAGGCGGTTGAGCGCGAGAAGCAGGCTCTCGAGGAGACGCGGCTGACGGCGCTGCGGAGCCAGGTTCTCAGTGACATGGAGCGGGGTAACGCGATCTGCGAGCAGGGGCGCGGTGCTGAAGGACTGCACTACATGCTTCGGGCCTGGAACGCGATTCCTGCGGGGGATCGTGACCAGCTCGCGGATATGACGGATGCACTGCGCCAGGGAATTGCTGTCCAACAGAAACGGTTGGCCAGTCTGACCGCGATCTATCCGTCGGACGCTCTGGAATCGCGCGAGGGCATCAGTGAGATCAAGGAGCGGTCTGGCCCGCTTCCATTCAGCCAGCTGGACGACCGATCGAACGGGAACCGGACGCGGCGAGCGGCGTGGCGAACTGAAGTGCGTGCCGAGCAGATAGTCGACCCGCAAGACGGCAAACGCAAGAGTATTCCGGTGCCGACCACGACCGTAATTGTCCGCGACCTGCTGTTGGACAAGATTTACGCGGCGAAGGAACTCAAGCATCTGGACGCCGTCGACGTCGCATTGACGGCCGACACGTCGCGGCTGGCGGTCATCGGTCGGCATACGTTTGGCCAGAACATCGTGGCGGTCTATCAGATTCAGCGTCAACGATGCGATCTGATCGAGAGTCGTTTCATCCCCGGCGTGCGTCTGCGCGATGTTGCTTTCGGTCCGAAGGGAGAAACTCTGCTGCTGTCCGCAGGAACGGAAGTCGCGATGCTGGATGCACGAAGTCTCCAGCCGGTCCACCCGCCGATGCGGTTTCCGGGGAATGTTCATTTCGTGACGGGGACTGTCCAGGGAGGGCATCGGCTGGCGGTCTTTGCAGAACGGACCGTCTGGCTGGTGGATCTGGCGAACCGGGGGGGACGGATCAGTTGTCAACACGATGGTCGAGTGGTTCACGGGGCTTTTTCCCCCGACGGCACGGAGTTCGTTTCGTGCAGCGAAGACGGGACCACGCAGATCTGGAATGTGCAGACCGGAGAGCCGGTCTGTCTGCCGATCGTTCATGTTTCGGCAATGAAGCAGGCCGTGTTCCTGGAGAGTGGAGACGAGATCCTCACCGTCACCGAGGATGACACGCCACAGATCTGGCGATTACCCGGACGCCACAAACTGAACGACGGCAATACGGCGATTGGTGGTGCCCGCACTGCAACGTTCGATGGTGATGGTCGGCGACTGCTGACAATCGCTCGAACGGCGGCCGTGATCTATTCCGTGAGCGAACAACGGCTGGAACCGATCCGCAGGATCGAATTACGGGAGGGATTTCGCGGGGGCGGGTTTCTAGTGGGCGGGTTTCTGGCCGCAGGTGCCCAGTTCTACGTGCTCCAGGATCCGGGCGGGCTGTCGGTATATTCTTCGCAGGACGGTGCAGGGCACCCGGGACGGAGGACACCGACATTCGGCGAGGGTGACCATTTCGTCTTCGAATCGCCAGACTTCGATGGGCTGTTGGCGATCTCCGGTCGGAACATGACGTATTACGATCGGCAGCGGCGGGAGTCCAGCCCGGTGCTCGAATTCCCGCAGGACATCCTGGCAGGCGCGCAGTCGCGTGACCGCAGGCACATCGCTGTCTCACTTGCCGATGGGCATGTACGGATCTATTCGCTGGCTGAAGACGCCCGCAAGCCGGAACTGACGCAGACGATCACCGTTCAGCCGCCTGCGACGGCACTTGCGCTGGATCGCCAATCGATGCGACTGGCGGTTGGTCGCGGGGACGGGGTCGCCCAGGTGTGGGATCTGGGGACGGGTGACCCATTGTCGGCGCCGCTCATGACGGGGGCGCGACGTCCGTGTGAGTCGATCAGGATTCTGACTGACGGTCGAGTGGCTGCGACCACGAGCTCTGAACTGCGCGTCTGGCACTATCCGACCGGAGTGCTTGTGGCACAACGGCGGCAACAGAGTACTGCGACGACGCCGATTGCGATCTGTGCCTCCAGTTCTCAGGTGTTGATCGACGGTCGTCTGCGTCCACTGTTCGAGGCCGACGACGACGACGAATCGCACGAGCCCATTCTGACACGGGATGGTTTGACGCTGATGACCGGGCTGGAGCTGACCGACGACGGACAGGTCCAGTGTCTGACACGTGAGCAGTGGAGTGAGCTGCGGAGCAAAGTTCAGGCGAACATACCGGAACAGGACACCGAGGGAGACAAATGA
- a CDS encoding c-type cytochrome — MSDFKIKQRVTTIVAFLVLVGVAGVLVMVSGVVPIKASSGHWPVTRWVLNFSKARSVSTHSMGIKVPPLDDPTLVMKGAGHFETGCVQCHGSPSRPPSPVARMMTATPPPLPPKIRVRDPEELFYIVKHGIKFTGMPGWPALNRDDEVWSIVAFLLELPEMDGETYRELVVPPGDLDEAVTIEGVLPSIMEACSRCHGTDGLGRGTGAFPKLAGQSREYLEESLLAYANGDRHSGMMQTLAAILSPAAMAQLAEHYATLSPSVAGNAADVESSQSISAQRIERGRRIAETGLPDQDVPSCIDCHGPGEDLRADEYPRLAGQYADYLELQLRLFKSGDRGGSDTADLMSPVVTGLTEEDMKDVAAYYASLSWHGESQQVSD, encoded by the coding sequence ATGAGCGACTTCAAGATCAAACAGCGGGTCACCACGATCGTCGCGTTCCTCGTCCTGGTTGGCGTGGCCGGCGTACTGGTGATGGTTTCCGGCGTGGTGCCGATCAAGGCGTCCTCCGGACACTGGCCCGTGACCAGGTGGGTGCTGAACTTTTCGAAGGCCCGTTCCGTCTCCACGCACAGCATGGGGATCAAGGTGCCACCGCTGGACGATCCGACACTGGTCATGAAGGGGGCCGGTCACTTCGAAACCGGTTGCGTGCAGTGTCATGGAAGTCCGTCGCGGCCGCCATCGCCAGTCGCCCGCATGATGACCGCGACACCCCCTCCCCTGCCGCCGAAGATCCGGGTGCGCGATCCGGAAGAGCTGTTTTACATCGTCAAGCACGGGATCAAGTTTACGGGGATGCCGGGCTGGCCGGCGCTGAACCGGGACGACGAAGTGTGGTCGATCGTCGCGTTTCTGCTCGAACTGCCGGAAATGGACGGGGAGACATATCGCGAGCTGGTGGTTCCGCCGGGTGACCTGGACGAAGCAGTCACGATCGAGGGCGTGTTGCCGTCGATCATGGAGGCCTGTTCCCGCTGCCACGGGACGGATGGTCTGGGACGCGGGACCGGAGCGTTCCCGAAGCTGGCCGGGCAGTCGCGGGAGTACCTGGAGGAGTCTCTGCTGGCTTATGCGAACGGAGATCGCCACAGCGGGATGATGCAGACTCTGGCCGCAATTCTCTCCCCCGCAGCGATGGCTCAACTGGCCGAACACTACGCGACGCTCTCCCCATCGGTTGCGGGCAACGCGGCCGATGTCGAGAGCTCGCAGAGTATCTCTGCACAGCGGATCGAGCGCGGACGGAGAATTGCCGAGACAGGTTTGCCCGATCAGGATGTCCCCTCGTGCATCGACTGTCATGGACCGGGAGAGGATCTGCGGGCGGACGAGTACCCCCGTCTGGCGGGACAGTACGCCGACTATCTGGAACTGCAGCTGCGATTGTTCAAGTCGGGAGATCGGGGCGGTAGTGATACTGCGGATCTGATGTCGCCGGTCGTCACCGGTTTGACGGAAGAGGACATGAAAGACGTGGCTGCTTATTATGCTTCGCTTTCCTGGCATGGGGAGTCGCAGCAGGTGTCGGACTGA
- a CDS encoding cytochrome c oxidase assembly protein — protein sequence MRRTWLVIGLLALAAAWLGPLPDLARQAFFGHMLMHMLVVAVAAPFLSLALAGTRYDPVEEAPGFFAPIPASVGELIFVWAWHAPGLHHLARTYTWGLFCEQATFLLAGIWIWLSAFGGSAPRDPGRSAAGVIGLLLTSMHMTLLGALLALAPRSVYGHHEGFGPMSALQDQHLGGAVMILVGGIAYLSGGLVLTVGLLREQWAGEAEPA from the coding sequence ATGCGGCGGACGTGGCTTGTAATCGGCCTGCTGGCACTGGCGGCTGCGTGGCTGGGACCCTTACCGGACCTGGCGCGGCAGGCGTTCTTCGGCCATATGCTGATGCACATGCTGGTCGTGGCCGTTGCGGCACCGTTCTTATCGCTGGCACTGGCCGGCACCCGCTACGACCCGGTCGAGGAGGCGCCGGGCTTCTTTGCGCCGATTCCGGCCTCGGTCGGAGAACTGATTTTCGTCTGGGCCTGGCATGCACCCGGGCTGCATCACCTCGCCCGCACGTACACGTGGGGACTGTTCTGCGAACAGGCGACCTTTCTGCTGGCGGGGATCTGGATCTGGCTGTCGGCATTTGGCGGCTCCGCACCCCGCGACCCGGGGCGAAGTGCGGCGGGAGTGATCGGCCTGCTGCTCACCTCGATGCACATGACGCTGCTGGGGGCATTGCTGGCACTGGCGCCGCGGTCGGTGTACGGACATCACGAGGGATTCGGGCCAATGTCGGCCCTGCAGGATCAGCATCTGGGAGGTGCCGTCATGATCCTCGTCGGAGGCATCGCCTATCTGAGTGGGGGCCTGGTCCTCACGGTGGGCCTGCTGCGTGAACAGTGGGCTGGAGAGGCAGAACCTGCATGA
- the ctaD gene encoding cytochrome c oxidase subunit I, whose protein sequence is MSVPDELPTPPDEAPPEELQRAQGDRLRAAWRTPQGWRYWSAVNNSEVGLWYTAVSCLFFLFGGILALLMRVQLAVPGNDFLSADRYNQIFTMHGSVMMFLFAVPIFEAFSILVLPQMLGARDLPFPRLSAYGFYSFLIGGIFVCGSVLFDAAPKGGWFMYPPLTTTYQPGIGADIWLLGLSFIEVASIAAAVELIVGALKCRPPGMRIHLIPLYSWYILVVAGMILFAFPPLIAGDILLEMERAFDWPFFDPARGGDPVLWQHLFWIFGHPEVYIVFLPSVALMAMIVPTFARTPIVGYSWVVLAAVGTGFLSFGLWVHHMFTIGLPGVTIGLFSAASQAVAIPTGVQLFCFLATLLAGRVINSVPIMFTFAGLATFIIGGLTGVMVAVAPFDFQAHDTYFVVGHLHYVLVGGTIFPIVAGTYYFFPMITGKKLSNRLGHIAFWLLLIGFNVTFLPMHWTGLTGMPRRVFTYPANAGYDLLNMVSTVGAFLLASGFLVIVWDIVRPKGKQPLAERNCWNAGTLEWLAEVPDEAWGIRSIPIIESRYPLWDQPNFMRDVDEGRFFLPDAEEGLRETLVTSVIDARPMQCLRVPGPTFLTFWSAAFTGGLFIFATYHWWWPAILSGLAAMVTILIWLWTGTANIPEKEQKDVGLGVTLPIYVSGPAAVGWWAMFITMLADMTAFISLVFGYFFYWTIHEDFPPEPTPGPGAFWPCLGGVLLIGAWGLTIAAKRWNRADRAGAFYGAVAAAVLLSLGGGTALVMGPVGSNMDPTVHVYQAIVWVLVGWTVLHVALGVIMSLYCMARRGAGKMTARHDADITNVTLFWHFLALTVVITVGVIVGFPLVA, encoded by the coding sequence ATGAGCGTGCCCGATGAGTTGCCGACCCCGCCGGACGAGGCGCCCCCGGAGGAGCTGCAGCGTGCCCAGGGCGACCGACTGAGGGCCGCCTGGCGAACGCCGCAGGGCTGGCGGTACTGGTCAGCCGTGAACAACTCCGAAGTGGGGCTGTGGTATACGGCCGTCTCGTGCCTGTTCTTCCTGTTCGGCGGCATTCTGGCGCTGTTGATGCGCGTCCAGCTGGCGGTTCCGGGCAACGACTTTCTGTCTGCGGACCGGTACAACCAGATCTTCACGATGCACGGCTCGGTGATGATGTTTCTGTTTGCCGTGCCGATCTTCGAAGCCTTCTCGATTCTGGTCCTGCCTCAGATGCTGGGGGCGCGGGATCTGCCCTTCCCGCGGCTGTCGGCATACGGATTCTACAGTTTCCTGATTGGGGGAATCTTCGTCTGCGGTTCGGTGCTGTTCGATGCGGCACCGAAGGGGGGCTGGTTCATGTACCCTCCCCTGACGACGACGTATCAGCCGGGCATCGGGGCGGATATCTGGCTGCTGGGGCTGTCGTTTATCGAAGTGGCGTCGATCGCTGCTGCGGTCGAGCTGATCGTGGGAGCGTTGAAGTGTCGTCCGCCGGGAATGCGGATTCATCTGATCCCGCTCTACTCGTGGTACATCCTCGTCGTAGCGGGGATGATTCTGTTCGCGTTTCCTCCTCTCATCGCCGGCGACATCCTGCTGGAGATGGAGCGGGCCTTCGACTGGCCGTTCTTCGACCCGGCCCGGGGCGGCGACCCGGTGTTGTGGCAGCATCTGTTCTGGATCTTCGGACATCCGGAGGTTTACATCGTTTTTCTGCCGTCGGTCGCCCTGATGGCGATGATCGTTCCGACGTTTGCGCGGACGCCGATCGTCGGCTACTCGTGGGTGGTGCTCGCGGCGGTCGGGACCGGCTTTCTGAGCTTCGGCCTGTGGGTTCACCACATGTTCACGATCGGGCTGCCGGGCGTGACGATCGGCCTGTTCTCGGCGGCCTCCCAGGCGGTGGCGATACCGACCGGCGTGCAGCTGTTCTGTTTTCTGGCGACGCTGCTGGCCGGGAGGGTCATCAACAGTGTGCCGATCATGTTCACGTTCGCTGGCCTGGCGACGTTTATCATCGGTGGGCTGACCGGCGTAATGGTCGCGGTGGCGCCGTTCGACTTTCAGGCTCACGATACGTATTTCGTCGTGGGGCACCTGCATTACGTTCTGGTGGGGGGGACGATCTTCCCGATCGTCGCCGGGACGTACTACTTCTTCCCGATGATTACCGGCAAGAAGCTCTCCAACCGTCTGGGGCACATCGCGTTCTGGCTGCTGCTGATCGGCTTCAATGTCACCTTCCTGCCGATGCACTGGACGGGACTGACCGGCATGCCGCGGCGGGTGTTTACGTATCCGGCCAACGCCGGTTACGACCTGCTCAACATGGTCTCGACGGTGGGGGCGTTTCTGCTGGCGTCGGGCTTCCTGGTGATTGTGTGGGACATTGTGCGTCCCAAGGGGAAGCAGCCGCTCGCAGAACGAAACTGCTGGAATGCCGGGACGCTCGAGTGGCTGGCGGAGGTGCCGGACGAGGCGTGGGGGATTCGCTCGATTCCGATCATCGAGTCGCGGTACCCGTTGTGGGATCAGCCGAACTTCATGCGCGACGTCGATGAGGGGCGGTTCTTCCTTCCTGATGCCGAGGAAGGACTGCGCGAGACACTTGTGACGTCTGTCATCGATGCCCGCCCGATGCAGTGTCTGCGGGTGCCGGGACCGACCTTCCTGACGTTCTGGTCGGCCGCATTCACCGGCGGGCTGTTCATCTTCGCGACGTACCACTGGTGGTGGCCGGCGATTCTGAGCGGACTGGCGGCCATGGTGACGATCCTGATCTGGCTGTGGACCGGGACCGCCAACATTCCCGAGAAGGAGCAGAAGGATGTCGGGCTGGGCGTGACGCTTCCGATTTACGTTTCCGGGCCGGCGGCCGTCGGATGGTGGGCCATGTTCATCACGATGCTGGCGGATATGACGGCCTTCATCTCGCTGGTCTTCGGGTACTTCTTCTACTGGACGATCCATGAGGACTTCCCGCCGGAACCGACACCGGGTCCCGGGGCGTTCTGGCCCTGTCTTGGCGGAGTCCTGCTCATCGGAGCGTGGGGACTGACGATCGCGGCGAAGCGATGGAACCGGGCCGATCGGGCCGGTGCCTTCTATGGTGCGGTGGCGGCGGCGGTGCTGCTGTCTCTGGGGGGCGGCACGGCTCTGGTGATGGGCCCGGTGGGATCGAACATGGATCCGACGGTCCACGTTTACCAGGCCATCGTGTGGGTGCTCGTCGGGTGGACCGTCCTGCACGTCGCGCTGGGGGTGATCATGTCTCTGTACTGTATGGCGCGGCGGGGAGCGGGAAAGATGACCGCCCGGCACGACGCAGACATCACGAACGTCACGCTCTTCTGGCACTTTCTGGCGCTGACGGTCGTGATCACGGTCGGCGTGATCGTCGGTTTTCCGCTGGTCGCATGA
- the coxB gene encoding cytochrome c oxidase subunit II, producing MRTLAATTVAGLLLTLAGCAGKQSALDPAGRGAEQIATLFWWMLGGAVVIWCVVIGLAIYAIRIAPGPHNDQQMRLWVVGGGAVIPTIVLTVLLIYGLSMLPGLVRSAPEGSLHVDVVGLQWWWRVRYPVGDSEWVELANEIRIPVGEPVQFNLTSADVIHSFWIPSLGGKVDMIPGRQTQLTLEPTRTGRFRGACAEYCGASHALMAFDVVVMERNEFDAWLAAQQEPANEPGDPLAQRGREVFLRRGCGACHAIRGTRADGVIGPDLTHVGSRASLGAGTLLNTPEAFRQWIAHTSAAKPEVKMPNFDMISEDDLQALAAYLESLQ from the coding sequence ATGCGGACTCTCGCTGCGACGACCGTCGCGGGACTGTTGCTGACCCTGGCCGGCTGTGCCGGGAAGCAGTCGGCACTCGATCCGGCCGGTCGCGGTGCCGAGCAGATCGCGACGCTGTTCTGGTGGATGCTTGGCGGAGCGGTCGTCATCTGGTGTGTCGTCATCGGTCTGGCCATCTACGCGATCCGGATTGCGCCCGGTCCGCATAACGATCAGCAGATGCGACTGTGGGTGGTCGGCGGCGGCGCCGTCATTCCCACGATCGTGCTGACGGTGCTGCTGATCTATGGACTCTCGATGCTGCCCGGACTGGTGCGATCTGCTCCCGAGGGAAGTCTCCACGTCGACGTTGTCGGCCTGCAGTGGTGGTGGCGCGTGCGGTATCCGGTCGGCGACTCCGAATGGGTGGAACTGGCGAACGAGATCCGCATACCGGTGGGCGAGCCGGTGCAGTTCAATCTCACCAGTGCCGACGTCATCCACTCGTTCTGGATTCCGTCGCTGGGAGGCAAGGTGGACATGATTCCCGGCCGCCAGACGCAGTTAACGCTCGAGCCGACCCGGACCGGACGATTCCGCGGTGCCTGTGCCGAGTATTGCGGAGCATCCCACGCCCTGATGGCCTTCGACGTCGTCGTGATGGAACGTAACGAGTTCGACGCGTGGCTGGCTGCGCAGCAGGAACCGGCGAACGAACCGGGTGATCCGCTTGCCCAGCGGGGCCGCGAGGTCTTCCTCCGTCGGGGTTGCGGAGCGTGTCACGCGATCCGGGGAACACGTGCGGATGGTGTCATCGGTCCGGATCTGACGCACGTTGGAAGTCGGGCCAGTCTGGGAGCGGGCACGCTACTGAACACTCCCGAAGCGTTCCGCCAATGGATCGCACATACCTCGGCAGCCAAGCCGGAAGTCAAGATGCCGAACTTCGACATGATCTCCGAAGATGATCTGCAGGCACTGGCCGCGTATCTGGAAAGCCTTCAATGA
- a CDS encoding 4a-hydroxytetrahydrobiopterin dehydratase yields MNGTSANALREKSCKPCEGGTEPLERDKVEQTLAELNGWDLDEGGKMIRRKWATRDFKTAVEFVNRVADVAEQEQHHPDLHLTGYRNVTIELTTHAIDGLSENDFIVAAKIDDLPVTLKKEQG; encoded by the coding sequence ATGAACGGGACGAGTGCGAACGCGCTACGGGAAAAGTCGTGCAAGCCCTGCGAAGGCGGGACGGAACCGCTCGAGCGGGACAAGGTCGAGCAGACGCTGGCCGAACTGAACGGCTGGGACCTCGACGAGGGGGGCAAGATGATCCGCCGCAAGTGGGCGACCCGGGATTTCAAGACGGCCGTGGAGTTCGTGAATCGCGTGGCGGATGTCGCCGAGCAGGAGCAGCATCACCCGGACCTTCATCTGACTGGCTACCGCAACGTCACCATTGAGCTGACCACCCATGCCATCGACGGACTGTCCGAGAACGACTTCATTGTGGCAGCCAAGATCGACGACCTGCCGGTCACGCTCAAGAAGGAACAGGGCTGA
- a CDS encoding sodium:calcium antiporter: protein MSTFDFTTLPIWGNALVLTVGGIGVWLCGTRLARLADGISARTGLSRVLAGALLLGVATSLPEIATTVTASLLGNAPLAINNLFGGVAMQLAVLAVIDLWFVRKGPLTFFSPDPVLLLGGVLLILQVAVSIAAIAAGDITIVGHIGAWPILLAIVYVASLYFMHGFSDRDTWTPANAPEQSGPEEREATESQGDEETRSALVLYGLFAANCVGVLIGGWAVSSSADALSEQTGIGSGFIGATLVAVTTSLPEISTTAGAVRLGAYTMAISNIFGTNCLEVALLLPSDLAFSEGPVINAVDNSAVLMASVGIVMTTLYLWGLLERRDKSVLRMGVDSWSVVLTYLAGVGLLYFIS, encoded by the coding sequence ATGAGCACTTTTGATTTCACGACGTTGCCGATCTGGGGAAATGCGCTCGTGCTGACCGTGGGAGGAATCGGTGTATGGCTGTGCGGCACGCGGTTGGCCCGTCTGGCGGACGGGATCTCGGCCCGAACGGGACTCTCTCGCGTGCTCGCCGGGGCCTTACTCCTGGGCGTGGCGACATCATTGCCGGAGATCGCCACGACGGTGACTGCCAGCCTGCTGGGCAACGCGCCGCTCGCAATCAACAACCTGTTCGGTGGCGTGGCGATGCAGCTGGCGGTTCTGGCAGTGATCGATCTGTGGTTCGTCCGAAAAGGGCCGCTCACGTTCTTCTCTCCCGATCCGGTGCTGCTGCTGGGAGGCGTACTGCTGATCCTGCAGGTTGCCGTGTCGATCGCAGCGATCGCGGCGGGCGACATCACCATTGTGGGGCACATCGGCGCCTGGCCGATCCTGCTGGCGATCGTGTATGTGGCCTCGCTGTACTTCATGCACGGATTCTCGGACCGTGATACCTGGACTCCGGCGAATGCTCCCGAACAGTCGGGGCCGGAGGAGCGAGAGGCCACCGAATCGCAGGGGGATGAAGAAACCCGCTCGGCACTGGTGCTGTACGGTCTGTTTGCGGCGAACTGCGTCGGCGTGCTCATCGGCGGCTGGGCCGTGTCGTCGTCGGCCGATGCTCTGTCGGAGCAGACGGGAATCGGCAGCGGGTTCATTGGAGCCACCCTCGTGGCGGTGACGACATCGCTGCCGGAAATCAGTACGACCGCGGGAGCCGTGCGGCTCGGTGCGTACACGATGGCGATTTCGAATATCTTCGGCACGAACTGCCTCGAAGTGGCGCTGTTGCTGCCGAGTGATCTGGCCTTCAGCGAGGGGCCGGTCATCAACGCGGTGGATAACTCGGCGGTCCTGATGGCCAGCGTCGGCATCGTGATGACCACGCTGTACCTGTGGGGGCTGCTGGAGCGGAGGGACAAGTCGGTGCTGCGGATGGGGGTCGATTCCTGGAGCGTCGTGCTGACGTATCTGGCAGGAGTGGGACTGCTTTACTTCATTTCGTAA